The Phoenix dactylifera cultivar Barhee BC4 chromosome 12, palm_55x_up_171113_PBpolish2nd_filt_p, whole genome shotgun sequence genome has a window encoding:
- the LOC103713139 gene encoding mannose-specific lectin 2-like, with the protein MAFPASVPLLILLLTFGLLGRPGSATDFVIYSDPPTALLPGQMFHYDLTPQGIPYGPASLVMQPDCNLVLYFHGEKTWATNTSGLGDNCYLTIDSHGEAILQHNIHYPVWRSNVTSVLGSYAFLLQWNGGLGIYGPAIWSSSNAGELSDPEPSNITTDYVYYSYTVLPIGKILEYKNYKLVLRDDCNLVLLDTNTEEIKWQTNTYSPLHDCFTTLDANGELFVKHNRRDILWRSNVTSTSNLYILVLRYDAKLVIYGPQLWTTKPFW; encoded by the coding sequence ATGGCCTTTCCAGCCTCGGTTCCTCTGCTCATCCTTCTGCTCACCTTTGGCCTCCTCGGTCGGCCGGGCTCGGCCACCGACTTCGTCATCTACTCCGATCCCCCCACCGCTCTCCTGCCTGGCCAAATGTTCCACTATGACTTGACTCCCCAAGGAATCCCGTATGGCCCGGCCTCGCTGGTCATGCAGCCCGACTGCAACCTGGTCCTCTACTTCCATGGAGAGAAAACCTGGGCCACCAACACCAGCGGCCTGGGTGACAACTGCTACCTCACCATAGACTCTCACGGCGAAGCCATCCTTCAGCACAACATACACTACCCCGTGTGGCGAAGCAACGTAACGTCCGTCCTGGGGAGTTATGCCTTCCTCTTGCAATGGAATGGAGGCCTAGGCATCTATGGCCCGGCCATATGGTCGAGCTCTAACGCAGGAGAACTGAGCGATCCAGAGCCTTCCAACATCACCACGGACTACGTCTACTATTCCTACACCGTGTTGCCCATAGGAAAGATACTTGAATACAAGAATTACAAGCTGGTCTTGCGTGATGACTGCAACCTCGTGCTGCTCGACACCAACACCGAGGAGATCAAATGGCAGACCAACACTTACAGTCCCTTGCACGACTGCTTCACCACCCTCGACGCCAACGGGGAGTTGTTCGTCAAGCATAACCGCAGGGACATTCTCTGGAGGTCCAATGTAACATCTACTTCGAATCTCTACATCCTTGTGCTTCGGTATGACGCAAAGCTTGTTATCTATGGCCCTCAGCTGTGGACGACCAAGCCATTCTGGTAG